Part of the Sulfuricurvum kujiense DSM 16994 genome, CAACAACAACCCCTTCCATACTCGGTGTACAGTAAAGCGATTTGTTCACAACGTGACCCGCTTTTTCACCGAAGATAGCGCGCAGCAAGCGCTCTTCCGGAGTCGGTTTTACTTCACCCTTCGGAGAAACTTTACCGACAAGGATCATTCCGCCTTTAACATAGGTACCGATTTTTACGATACCGCTGTCATCGAGGTGAGCAAGTTCATCGTCACGAACGTTCGGAATATCACGGGTAATCTCTTCAACACCGTGCTTAAGCTCGCGCGCTTCCGCCTCTTTCTCATAAATATGAACGGATGTAAATGCATCTTCGCGGATCATGCGTTCAGACATAACGATCGCATCTTCGAAGTTGTATCCGTTCCACGGCATGAACGCGACGAGTGCATTGATACCAAGTGCCAATTCACCTTTATCCATGTTCGGACCATCCGCGATGATTTGCCCTTTGGTTACCATTTGCCCTTGTTTGACAATCGGTTTTTGCAAGAACGTCGTATTTTGGTTGGTACGAAGATTTTTTTGCAACGGATAATAATCGATAAACGTTCCGTCTTCGTCTTCGCCCATGATATAAATATGCTTGGAGTCGACTTTTTCGACTATACCGCTTCGTTCAGCTTTAACACATTCCCATGAGTCACGGGCTACGAGTTTTTCAACCCCTGTTCCGACCATAGGCGCTTCAGGACGCAATAACGGTACCGCTTGACGTTGCATGTTCGATCCCATCAATGCACGGTTCGCGTCATCGTGTTCCAAGAACGGAATCAAGCTTGCCGCAACACCGACAACCATATGCGGAGTCAAATCACGAAGCTCACAATCTTTTGGTGAAACAAGCGGATATTCACCGTCTTGACGTGTTTCAACCAAGTCATCAAGGAAATTACCTTTGTCATCGATACGGCTTGATGCCGCAGCGATAACTTTTCCCTCTTCTTGAGTAGCCGTCAAATAAACAACTTCATCCGTAACAACACCATCTTTAACAACGTTATACGGAGCTTCGATAAATCCGTGTTCGTTAACTTTTGAATAGGTCGCCAACGTATTGATCAAACCAATGTTTTGTCCCTCAGGAGTCTCAATCGGACAGATACGTCCGTAGTGAGTCGGGTGAACGTCACGCACTTCAAATCCGGCACGCTCTTTAACAAGACCGCCTTCCCCGAGTGCCGACAGACGTCGTTTATGGGTAACTTCCGACAACGGGTTCGTTTGGTCCATAAATTGTGACAATTGTCCGCCGCTGAAGAACTCCATGATCGTTGACGTAATCATTTTCGAGTTAATCAAGTCATGCGGCATCAATTCGGTGGTCGGCCCGCTCATCGTGCTCAGTTTGTCTTTGATCGCTTTTTGCATTTTGACAAGACCGTTGTGAAGCTCGTTACCGAGTAGTTCACCGATAGAACGGATACGTCGGTTACCGAGGTGATCACGGTCATCGATATGCCCTTGGCCATTTTTGACTTTAACGACGTATTTAACCGTGTTAATAATATCTTCATTTGTCAAAACGGTTACATACTCAGGAATGTTAAGTCCAAGTTTGTGATTCATTTTCATACGGCCGACGCGTGTCAAATCATAACGCTCAGGATCGAAGAACAATTGATTGACGAACACTTTCGCCGCTTCTTTCGTTACAGGTTCACCCGGGCGCATTACTTTGTAGATACGGATTGCCGCAAGATCATTTTCATCTTCGATGATTTCGGTTTGACGAAGCAATTTCAAAGAATCGGCATCAGCAATGAATGCATTGATAATAGCGCTGTCATACCCTTCTGCAAGGTCATTCGCGATAACGAACTCTTTGACACCCGCTTCAACCATTTTTTTGAGCTTAGTCTCATCCAATTGTGTCATCGTGTCAAACATGACTTCGCCGGTCTCTGCGTCAATAATCGGTTCAGCCAAATGGCGCTCAATCAATGTTTCAATCGGGTACTGGATCGCTTTAACACCTTCAGAAATCAATTTCTCCGCTTTTTTAGTCGAAAGGCGTTTTCCGGCTGCAACAAGCAGTTTGCCCTCAGAGTCGATAAGATCATAACCGAGTCGTCCCGCAAATTGTTCCGGATCGAAATCCATCAAATATTTATTCTCTTCGACACGGATCTTTTGCAACGGATAGAACATTTTTAGAATGTCTTGTTTGCTGTATCCGAGTGCACGGAACATGATCGTAACAGGAACTTTACGGCGTTTATTGATACGCATGTAAAGGATGTCTTTCGGATCGTACTCAAAATAGAGCCATGAACCGCGGTCAGGGATAATCTGACCGGTAAAAATCATTTTGCTTCCGGCAGTGGTTGATTCTTCTTCTTTGAAGATAACCCCCGGTGAACGGTGAAGCTGATTAACAACGACACGCTCGACACCGTTGATAACGAACGACGTACGATCGGTCATCAAAGGGATGTCACGGATAAAGATTGTTTGTTCTTTGATATCTTTTACACCGGTTTTTTCTTTGGTGTTTTCATCACGGTCCCAAATCATAAGGCGTGTTTTCATACGCAGTGATACCGAATAGGTCAATCCGCGTTCCATACATTCGCGTACGGTGTACTTTGGACGGCCTACTTCTGAGCCTAGATATTCAAGAGAAAGACGGTTTTGAGAATCATGAATCGGGAATACCGATTGGAAAACGCGCTCGATACCGCTTTTAGTACGATCTTTTTGATCCAACATCAAAAATGATTCGTAAGAACTTTGTTGAAGTTGTAACAAATTCGGTACTTCAATTTGCTGGGGAGTTTTCGCGAAATCTACGCGTAAGCGGTTTCCGGAGTGAAGAGTGTTTAACATAGGCTACCTCAGTCGAAGTTTTTGATCCCATAGGGATAAGTGCAAAGTCTATAAGTCGAGCGTCCCCGACCCTATAACGACGTATGGGCACTTTACGAAGAAGCTAAAATCCGCTTCGTAAAGTGCCCTGTGGGAGGTGGAGGCGAAGATGCCTCCAATCATGATGATTATTTGATTTCGACGACAGCGCCAGCTTCTTCAAGCTCTTTTTTCGCTGCTTCAGCATCTTGTTTAGAGATACCTTCTTTAAGAGTTGTAGGAGCGCCTTCAACTGCATCTTTAGCCTCTTTAAGACCAAGACCTGTCATCGCACGTACTACTTTAATAACGTTGATTTTTTTATCACCACCGTCTTTCAAGATAACGTCGAATTCAGTTTTTTCTTCTTCAGCAGCGCCAGCAGCAGCTACTGCTCCACCAGCAACCGCTACCGGTTGAGCAGATACTCCGAATTTTTCTTCGAATTCTTTTACAAGCTCAGAAAGCTCGAGGACAGAAAGGTTTGAGATAAACTCAAGAACGTCTTGTTTTGTAACAGCCATTGTAATTCTCCTATTAGAATTTTTTATTTTATGCCGATAATTTTATCGGTTGTTTTTCAAAGCAGCAATTATGCTGCTTCTTCTTCTTTTTTGCGTTTAAGCGCATCGAGTCCGATTGTAAAGTTGCGAACCGGCCCCATCCATACAGATGCGAGCATTCCAAGCAACTCTTCGCGTCCCGGAAGGGTAGCGAATGCACGTACTTTTTTCTCATCCGCAGCTTGACCGTCGATGTATGCCGTGCGGATAACAAATTTATCATTCGCTTTAGCAAAATCAACCGCAGCTTTAGAAGCAGCGATAGCATCGCTTCCCCAGATGAAAATGTTAGTATCTTTAATTTCGATACCTGTCATCTCTGCATTGTTAAGAGCGATAGTCGCAAGTGTATTTTTTACAACTTGTACTTTTGCGTCTTTTTCACGAGCAATTTTACGGAGTGCTTCGAGTTCAGACACTGCTAAAC contains:
- the rpoB gene encoding DNA-directed RNA polymerase subunit beta, coding for MLNTLHSGNRLRVDFAKTPQQIEVPNLLQLQQSSYESFLMLDQKDRTKSGIERVFQSVFPIHDSQNRLSLEYLGSEVGRPKYTVRECMERGLTYSVSLRMKTRLMIWDRDENTKEKTGVKDIKEQTIFIRDIPLMTDRTSFVINGVERVVVNQLHRSPGVIFKEEESTTAGSKMIFTGQIIPDRGSWLYFEYDPKDILYMRINKRRKVPVTIMFRALGYSKQDILKMFYPLQKIRVEENKYLMDFDPEQFAGRLGYDLIDSEGKLLVAAGKRLSTKKAEKLISEGVKAIQYPIETLIERHLAEPIIDAETGEVMFDTMTQLDETKLKKMVEAGVKEFVIANDLAEGYDSAIINAFIADADSLKLLRQTEIIEDENDLAAIRIYKVMRPGEPVTKEAAKVFVNQLFFDPERYDLTRVGRMKMNHKLGLNIPEYVTVLTNEDIINTVKYVVKVKNGQGHIDDRDHLGNRRIRSIGELLGNELHNGLVKMQKAIKDKLSTMSGPTTELMPHDLINSKMITSTIMEFFSGGQLSQFMDQTNPLSEVTHKRRLSALGEGGLVKERAGFEVRDVHPTHYGRICPIETPEGQNIGLINTLATYSKVNEHGFIEAPYNVVKDGVVTDEVVYLTATQEEGKVIAAASSRIDDKGNFLDDLVETRQDGEYPLVSPKDCELRDLTPHMVVGVAASLIPFLEHDDANRALMGSNMQRQAVPLLRPEAPMVGTGVEKLVARDSWECVKAERSGIVEKVDSKHIYIMGEDEDGTFIDYYPLQKNLRTNQNTTFLQKPIVKQGQMVTKGQIIADGPNMDKGELALGINALVAFMPWNGYNFEDAIVMSERMIREDAFTSVHIYEKEAEARELKHGVEEITRDIPNVRDDELAHLDDSGIVKIGTYVKGGMILVGKVSPKGEVKPTPEERLLRAIFGEKAGHVVNKSLYCTPSMEGVVVDVKVFTKKGYDKDPRTLELEKQERDELEREHYDRLLMIDKEEMLRIISLLTKHPLLSDVSINGNEYKAGENVKGDDLKEVNRFAMNNVVKAFSDDIQEKYNQTKNHFQKEKKKFRDEHEEKLSILEKDDILPNGVVKFVKVYIATKRKLKVGDKMAGRHGNKGIVSTIVPQVDMPYMANGRSVDVCLNPLGVPSRMNIGQILEMHLGMVGKELGFQIQDIFEAKQKEFISELREKMITFADVAGLMNAAKLLGEMDDQTLLGYAQDWSKGVKFATPIFEGVTEAEFAKLFELAKLDTDGKMELYDGKTGDKMKERVNVGYMYMLKLHHLVDEKVHARSTGPYSLVTQQPVGGKALFGGQRFGEMEVWALEAYGASAVLKEMLTIKSDDVDGRVRAYKAITKGESVPASGIPETLFVLTKELQSLALDIEIFDEVDDNE
- the rplJ gene encoding 50S ribosomal protein L10, translating into MNKSQKSEIVSALTTEFKSSAAVIMCDYRGLAVSELEALRKIAREKDAKVQVVKNTLATIALNNAEMTGIEIKDTNIFIWGSDAIAASKAAVDFAKANDKFVIRTAYIDGQAADEKKVRAFATLPGREELLGMLASVWMGPVRNFTIGLDALKRKKEEEAA
- the rplL gene encoding 50S ribosomal protein L7/L12, which gives rise to MAVTKQDVLEFISNLSVLELSELVKEFEEKFGVSAQPVAVAGGAVAAAGAAEEEKTEFDVILKDGGDKKINVIKVVRAMTGLGLKEAKDAVEGAPTTLKEGISKQDAEAAKKELEEAGAVVEIK